The Aspergillus oryzae RIB40 DNA, chromosome 5 genome segment agaaggagaaatatgaaaaagagaagcatGAGAagtatgagaaggatgagaaagagaagtgggagaaagaaaagcatgaagagggagagaaggaaaaggagggacatggaaaggaaaattgggagaaagagaaggcacacaaggaaaagaaggaacgAGAGAGGctagagaaggagaagtatgagaaggagaaggcagaaaaggaaagacaaaagcacgagaaggaagaggCAGAAGAGAGACACAGACAAGAGGagcagagagagagagaaagggcGAagcatgagaaggaagataagGAGCACAAGGGGTTCGAAAAGGACGAGATAGAAAGACagagggaggagattgaaagacaaaagcacgagaaggaagagaaggagaaatggggaaaagaaaagcatgaaaaggagtatgagaaggaggagtatggaaaggaggagaagaaggagcatgAAGAGAAGCCAGGATGGCCCCAATGGCCCAAGTGGCccaagaaggaagagcatgagaaggagcatgagaaggaaaaggattACTAGAAGCATGGTGAGTGAGAAAAGCAGGGCTGCCATTCCGGTGCAAAGTCTTGAGGTTATGAAAAAGAGGCTCTGTCATTACTGAGTGATGCTTACAGTCCTTGAGAATAGTTTGAGACCTCCTTGTGCCTCTTGTGAAGTGTGATTTGGCTTAATGGGCAAAAGAAGTTGGTCAATTTGTGGGAGCTTATGACTTTCGGTTTTTCTTCAATTCGTTCGCTTGGTCACTCATTTGGCTTTGTGCCTTTTTGTTCGGAATCTTGTCAACTACAATTCCCACGCTCCTAATAGGTTTCTTGAGCGCTATTGAATCTAGTTTATCTTCTCTCCCAAAATATGATCTGTTACCTTGGTATCTAACATATCATTCGTGGTATATAAGAAGCAATGCAGGAGCCATGGTCTGCCGTTCATGAGATCAATATGTTCGCCTCTTCAAGATTCCGCCTAGCGGTTTCAGGGAGTCGCATCCAAACCCACAATAAGCCCAGTATTGTGACCGCTGCAAAGAGCCAGAATGTTCCCTCTGGCCGCAGTCCATCCTCTAGCAACATGGACGGAACAGCCTAAGCTTTCGTTAGCCATCTAGATGCGGTTCCGATGTTGAACAACTGTACCTTAGATAGGCCAAATCGATTGGCGAAATGGAAGCACATGAGTACACTGGACCCTACTGTCCTTACGGATAGGGGGAAAATCTCCGCGTTTATGAGATACTGAATCGAGTTCCATCCAAGGGCCCAGCCCACCCCCGTGAGATAGAGACAGATGATGGCAACAATGACTGCATCGTGCTCTGCTTTTGAGTGGATGGGATGGGTGGATGGCAGTGCCACAGTTAGATAGATGGCAATGTAAAGCATAGCGATAAATTGAATGATGATTCCTGTAATCAGAGGGCGTTTCCGCCCTGTGTAATCAATCAGAAATACCGTGCAGATAAGCGATGCGACAAACTTGACGGCGCCTAAAATGGCGGTGCACAGGAGCTTCTGGGACTGGCCTGTCTCCCCGAGAAGTGAGAAGAGCTTCGGGGCATAAGCTGCATGATCGTTGGTTATTGTTCATTTCTAACTCTCGGGACTTAACACTCACTGGTAACGGAAGTGGCACCGGACCACTGGCTTAGGAGCTCAGTGATCGCTAAAAATGCCAATCTCGATGGGTTAGATTTGTCTGTGACAAGTTGCTTTAGAGCCCTCCCCAAGCGCTGGATGCTTGTCCCTGCTGGTGTGTCTCCCAGTTGATTAAGAATACCTTCGAATTCCCTCTGAATGCGTGGGTCGTGTATTGGTAAATTCCACAACCGACTTAAAGCCCGGGTACCCTCGGCAAAGCGCCCGGCTTTGCATAGATATCGGGGACTCTCCTCACAGGAAAATGATGAAAGCAGAAGAATGCCAGCAACCATTATCTGGACAGACTGTGGGATTATCCATTGCTTTGAGCTGTTGTTGGAGATGTGCATGGTCGTTCCCCAGCTTGAGAAATACTAGAGTGATCACGTTAGTCACCGTGGTCTCCGTCGCAGGTGGTAGGTGGATGCTAACTCCTATCATGATTCCCATGTACTCAGACGTAGCAAATGTGCCGACCATGAGTCCGCGGAGCGTCGGTGTAGCCACCTCAGAGAGATAGATGGGTACGACGACCCCGGCTTGTCCAATCCCTAACCCCATGATGAAGCGACCAGCATAGACCTGACCAATACTCCCCGCAGCTGTAATAACAATAATTACTCCAGCTGCCCACATAACACACAGCTGCCTCATTGTCCACAGTATTCCGACGTGCTCACACATAATGAAGGCAAATATTGCTCCAGGAATACTTCCGATATGAACCATGGAGGTTATGTTGGAGAGCCGGTTGGCTTTCTCCGATGCACTGAGGTCGGCATCCTCAAGGTGGAACTCATGAATAAAGGACGGCTGAGCAACTGTGGTCGAGATGAGGCCCTCATCCAGCCCTGGATATTGTCAAACAGGTCTCTTTAGAGAACAACTATGTAGCCTACCTCGAGCCATCCCAAGGAGTCCGAAGGAAAAAACCGCACATAACAGCTTCGCCGTCAATGTTCGAAGATAACCGATCTGCTTCATCTTGACGGTGATCGAACAATTTCGTTCTTTCTACACTTCCCCTACGCCAAGTTTATAAGCCAAGGCAACGCTAAAGCTTTCATAATAATTTGCGCAGGAGAAGTGGAGCCAAGGGGGGCCCGTGTCAGCCCTACAGTAGGGCTGAGTGGGAATGCTGTCAGGGGCATCAGATATGATAGGACAGCCCCTTGGCATTAAATATCGCTAActaataaattatttatcATTGGTCCAGCTCGTCATCCTCCAGGTTCTCAGTCGATTGCCCCCGCCAAATCAGCCAGGCAACAGCGATAAACGCCTTGCACAAAACTGCCGTCCAAAATGCCCCCATTAGCCCAACCGGGCTCTTGGCCCACAAACCCCCCAGCATCGTCCCAAACAGGAGACACACCACTGCCCCGCCACGTCGCCTGTTTTCCACTCCATGTAACATCGACAAAGGAGGAAGCTCCGGACTGGAGAATAAGTCGCAGTACACACTCGTCAACACCACGCTAGTCAGACCATTGAACTGCAGGGCACGGCTCGTCACTGCCTGGCCACTGCTCTGAAAAGCGACCAGCATTAAGGGAACAATCACTTTCCAGGTTAGAGGGGAATCCCTAGAAGTTTGATGGGTAGTCACAATCGTAGCAGCCGCCGCTACGCAGAGCATCTGGATGGTAAAGGAAAGGCACAGCACCCAGCGCCTGCGGGGAGAGAACCGTCGGTGAAAAGAGGCAAAGCTGAAGGAGCCCACACAAAAGCTGGCGATCGAGGTTAATGCTCTGAGCCAGCGAGTGCTCTCGTCGACTCCCATGAGGCCGAGGCCTAGATAGATGGTGTTGCCGGTCTGCATGCTCACGAATGAGCCCCAGACAAAGACGGCGGAGCTGTCGAGTAGCCCAGTGATCACGTAGCAAAACAGCAGAATAAGGTCCCCATGGTTAGGATTAATGTCCGAGGTGAGATGGCTGATAAGCCTGTGGCGACAATACTTCTGTAGTGGAGTACT includes the following:
- a CDS encoding uncharacterized protein (predicted transporter (major facilitator superfamily)), translated to MKQIGYLRTLTAKLLCAVFSFGLLGMARGLDEGLISTTVAQPSFIHEFHLEDADLSASEKANRLSNITSMVHIGSIPGAIFAFIMCEHVGILWTMRQLCVMWAAGVIIVITAAGSIGQVYAGRFIMGLGIGQAGVVVPIYLSEVATPTLRGLMVGTFATSEYMGIMIGYFSSWGTTMHISNNSSKQWIIPQSVQIMVAGILLLSSFSCEESPRYLCKAGRFAEGTRALSRLWNLPIHDPRIQREFEGILNQLGDTPAGTSIQRLGRALKQLVTDKSNPSRLAFLAITELLSQWSGATSVTTYAPKLFSLLGETGQSQKLLCTAILGAVKFVASLICTVFLIDYTGRKRPLITGIIIQFIAMLYIAIYLTVALPSTHPIHSKAEHDAVIVAIICLYLTGVGWALGWNSIQYLINAEIFPLSVRTVGSSVLMCFHFANRFGLSKAVPSMLLEDGLRPEGTFWLFAAVTILGLLWVWMRLPETARRNLEEANILIS
- a CDS encoding YoaK family protein (predicted protein), giving the protein MFSHVPITVQGICDSGINLRTFNHVIAAHLRDGSQQYLRGAVERTGNDDDSSTPLQKYCRHRLISHLTSDINPNHGDLILLFCYVITGLLDSSAVFVWGSFVSMQTGNTIYLGLGLMGVDESTRWLRALTSIASFCVGSFSFASFHRRFSPRRRWVLCLSFTIQMLCVAAAATIVTTHQTSRDSPLTWKVIVPLMLVAFQSSGQAVTSRALQFNGLTSVVLTSVYCDLFSSPELPPLSMLHGVENRRRGGAVVCLLFGTMLGGLWAKSPVGLMGAFWTAVLCKAFIAVAWLIWRGQSTENLEDDELDQ